The Pseudomonas sp. FP2309 genome has a window encoding:
- the aroK gene encoding shikimate kinase AroK has protein sequence MRNLILVGPMGAGKSTIGRLLAKELRLPFKDSDKEIELRTGANIPWIFDKEGELGFRDREQAMIAELCGCDGVVLATGGGAVMRDENRRALHAGGRVVYLHASVEQQVGRTARDRNRPLLRTANPEKTLRDLLTLRDPLYREIADLVVETDERPPRMVVLDILERLQRLPPR, from the coding sequence GTGCGAAATTTGATTCTTGTAGGACCGATGGGGGCTGGAAAAAGCACCATCGGCCGTTTGCTGGCCAAAGAGCTGCGCCTGCCATTCAAAGACTCCGATAAGGAAATTGAATTGCGCACGGGTGCCAATATCCCGTGGATCTTCGATAAGGAAGGCGAACTGGGCTTTCGTGACCGCGAGCAGGCGATGATCGCCGAGCTGTGCGGCTGCGACGGCGTGGTATTGGCCACCGGCGGTGGCGCAGTGATGCGCGATGAAAACCGTCGGGCGCTGCATGCCGGCGGACGGGTGGTTTATTTGCACGCATCGGTCGAACAGCAGGTGGGTCGCACCGCCCGCGATCGCAATCGCCCACTGTTGCGCACGGCCAATCCGGAAAAAACCTTGCGCGACCTGCTGACGCTGCGCGATCCGCTGTACCGGGAAATCGCCGATCTGGTGGTGGAAACCGATGAGCGGCCCCCTCGGATGGTGGTGCTGGACATTCTTGAGCGCCTGCAACGGCTGCCACCCCGTTAA
- the gltB gene encoding glutamate synthase large subunit, which translates to MKAGLYQPDEFKDNCGFGLIAHMQGEPSHTLLQTAIEALTCMTHRGGINADGKTGDGCGLLIQKPDQFLRAVAKEHFAVDLPKQYAVGMVFFNQDPVKAEAARENMNREIIAAGLQLVGWRKVPIDTSVLGRLALERLPQIEQVFIAGDGLSDQDMAIKLFTSRRRSSVANAADADHYICSFSHKTIIYKGLMMPADLTAFYPDLSDERLQTAICVFHQRFSTNTLPKWPLAQPFRFLAHNGEINTITGNRNWAVARRTKFANDLMDLEELGPLVNRVGSDSSSMDNMLELMVTGGIDLFRGVRMIIPPAWQNVETMDPDLRAFYEYNSMHMEPWDGPAGVVMTDGRYAVCLLDRNGLRPARWVTTTNGFITLASEIGVWNYQPEDVIAKGRVGPGQILAVDTETGQILDTDAIDNRLKSRHPYKQWLRKNALRIQATMEDNDHGSAFYDIDQLKQYMKMYQVTFEERDQVLRPLGEQGYEAVGSMGDDTPMAVLSQRVRTPYDYFRQQFAQVTNPPIDPLREAIVMSLEVCLGAERNIFQESPEHASRVILSSPVISPAKWRSLMNLDRPGFDRQIIDLNYDESLGLEAAVRNVADQAEEAVRAGRTQIVLTDRHIAPGKLPIHASLATGAVHHRLTEKGLRCDSNILVETATARDPHHFAVLIGFGASAVYPFLAYEVLGDLIRTGEVLGDLYEVFKNYRKGITKGLLKILSKMGISTVTSYRGAQLFEAIGLSEEVCELSFRGVPSRIKGARFVDIEAEQKALAAEAWSARKPIQQGGLLKFVHGGEYHAYNPDVVSTLQAAVQQGDYAKFKAYTSLVDNRPVSMIRDLFKVKTLDTPMDISEVEPLESILKRFDSAGISLGALSPEAHEALAEAMNRLGARSNSGEGGEDPARYGTIKSSKIKQVATGRFGVTPEYLVNAEVLQIKVAQGAKPGEGGQLPGGKVNGLIAKLRYAVPGVTLISPPPHHDIYSIEDLSQLIFDLKQVNPQALVSVKLVAEAGVGTIAAGVAKAYADLITISGYDGGTGASPLTSIKYAGAPWELGLAETHQTLRGNDLRGKVRVQTDGGLKTGLDVIKAAILGAESFGFGTAPMIALGCKYLRICHLNNCATGVATQNEKLRKDHYIGTVDMVVNFFTYVAEETREWLAKLGVRSLEELIGRTDLLEILQGQTAKQQHLDLTPLLGSDHIPADKPQFCGVERNPPFDKGLLAEKMVEMAASSISDASGGEFDLDICNCDRSIGARISGEIARKHGNQGMAKAPITFRFKGTAGQSFGVWNAGGLHMYLEGDANDYVGKGMTGGKLVIVAPKGSVYKSQDSAIIGNTCLYGATGGKLFAAGTAGERFAVRNSGAHTVVEGTGDHCCEYMTGGFVAVLGKTGYNFGSGMTGGFAYVLDQDNTFVDKVNHELVEIQRISGEAMESYRNHLQHVLDEYVEETGSEWGRNLAENLDDYLRRFWLVKPKAANLKSLLSSIRANPQ; encoded by the coding sequence ATGAAAGCAGGTCTGTACCAACCCGATGAATTCAAGGATAACTGTGGTTTCGGCCTGATAGCCCACATGCAGGGCGAGCCCAGTCATACCCTTTTGCAAACGGCCATCGAGGCCCTGACCTGCATGACCCACCGCGGTGGGATCAACGCCGACGGCAAGACCGGTGACGGTTGCGGCTTGCTGATTCAAAAGCCCGACCAGTTCCTGCGCGCCGTCGCCAAAGAGCATTTCGCGGTCGACCTGCCCAAGCAATACGCCGTAGGCATGGTGTTCTTCAACCAGGACCCGGTCAAAGCCGAAGCCGCGCGCGAGAACATGAATCGCGAGATCATCGCTGCCGGCCTGCAACTCGTCGGCTGGCGCAAAGTGCCGATCGACACCAGCGTGCTCGGTCGCCTGGCCCTTGAGCGCCTGCCGCAGATCGAGCAAGTGTTCATCGCCGGCGACGGCCTGAGCGACCAGGACATGGCGATCAAGCTGTTCACCTCCCGTCGCCGCTCGTCCGTGGCCAACGCCGCCGATGCCGATCACTACATCTGCAGCTTTTCGCACAAGACCATCATTTATAAAGGCCTGATGATGCCGGCGGACTTGACCGCCTTCTATCCGGACCTGAGCGACGAGCGCCTGCAAACCGCGATCTGCGTGTTCCACCAGCGCTTCTCCACCAACACCCTGCCGAAATGGCCGCTGGCTCAGCCATTCCGCTTCCTCGCCCACAACGGCGAGATCAACACCATCACCGGTAACCGCAACTGGGCCGTTGCCCGTCGCACCAAGTTCGCCAACGATCTGATGGACCTCGAAGAGCTTGGCCCGCTGGTCAACCGCGTGGGGTCGGACTCCTCCAGCATGGACAACATGCTCGAACTGATGGTCACCGGCGGTATCGACCTGTTCCGTGGCGTGCGCATGATCATTCCGCCTGCGTGGCAGAACGTCGAAACCATGGACCCGGATCTGCGTGCGTTCTACGAGTACAACTCGATGCACATGGAACCGTGGGACGGTCCGGCCGGCGTGGTCATGACCGATGGCCGCTACGCCGTGTGCCTGCTCGACCGTAACGGCCTGCGCCCGGCGCGTTGGGTCACCACCACCAACGGCTTCATCACCCTCGCCTCGGAAATCGGCGTGTGGAACTATCAGCCCGAAGACGTGATTGCCAAAGGCCGCGTCGGCCCAGGCCAGATCCTGGCCGTGGACACCGAAACCGGGCAGATCCTCGACACCGACGCCATCGACAACCGTTTGAAGTCCCGTCACCCGTACAAGCAATGGCTGCGCAAGAACGCCCTGCGTATCCAGGCGACCATGGAAGACAACGACCACGGTTCGGCCTTCTACGACATCGACCAGCTCAAGCAGTACATGAAGATGTACCAGGTCACGTTCGAAGAGCGTGACCAGGTGCTGCGTCCGCTCGGCGAGCAAGGCTACGAGGCCGTCGGCTCCATGGGCGACGATACGCCGATGGCCGTGCTGTCCCAGCGCGTGCGCACGCCGTACGACTATTTCCGCCAGCAGTTCGCCCAGGTGACCAACCCACCGATCGACCCGCTGCGTGAAGCCATCGTGATGTCCCTGGAAGTCTGCCTCGGTGCCGAGCGCAACATCTTCCAGGAATCGCCTGAGCATGCTTCGCGCGTGATCCTCAGCTCGCCGGTCATTTCCCCGGCCAAGTGGCGCTCGCTGATGAACCTGGATCGTCCAGGCTTCGACCGCCAGATCATCGACCTGAACTACGACGAGAGCCTGGGCCTTGAAGCCGCGGTGCGTAACGTCGCGGACCAGGCCGAAGAAGCCGTGCGTGCCGGTCGTACTCAGATCGTGCTGACCGACCGCCATATCGCGCCCGGCAAGTTGCCGATCCACGCCTCCCTCGCCACCGGCGCGGTGCACCACCGCCTGACCGAAAAAGGCCTGCGTTGCGACTCCAACATCCTCGTGGAAACCGCCACTGCCCGCGACCCGCACCACTTCGCGGTGTTGATCGGTTTCGGCGCCTCGGCGGTGTACCCGTTCCTGGCGTACGAAGTACTGGGCGACCTGATCCGCACCGGTGAAGTGCTGGGCGACCTCTACGAGGTGTTCAAGAACTACCGCAAAGGCATCACCAAGGGCCTGCTGAAGATCCTGTCGAAGATGGGCATCTCCACCGTCACGTCCTACCGCGGCGCTCAATTGTTCGAAGCTATCGGCCTGTCCGAAGAAGTCTGCGAGCTGAGCTTCCGTGGCGTGCCAAGCCGCATCAAGGGTGCGCGTTTCGTCGACATCGAAGCCGAACAGAAAGCCCTGGCAGCCGAAGCCTGGAGCGCGCGCAAGCCGATCCAGCAAGGCGGCCTGCTCAAGTTCGTGCACGGTGGCGAATACCACGCGTACAACCCGGACGTGGTCAGCACCCTGCAAGCCGCTGTGCAGCAGGGCGACTACGCCAAGTTCAAGGCATACACGAGCCTGGTGGATAACCGCCCGGTGTCGATGATCCGCGACCTGTTCAAGGTGAAGACCCTGGACACGCCGATGGACATCAGCGAAGTCGAGCCGCTGGAGTCGATCCTCAAGCGCTTCGACTCCGCCGGTATTTCCCTGGGCGCGCTGTCGCCGGAGGCTCACGAAGCCCTGGCCGAAGCCATGAACCGCCTGGGGGCGCGTTCCAACTCCGGCGAAGGCGGCGAAGACCCGGCGCGCTACGGCACCATCAAAAGCTCGAAAATCAAGCAGGTCGCCACCGGCCGTTTCGGCGTAACCCCCGAATACCTGGTCAACGCCGAAGTGCTGCAGATTAAAGTCGCACAGGGCGCCAAGCCCGGTGAAGGCGGGCAGTTGCCAGGTGGCAAGGTCAACGGTCTGATCGCCAAGCTGCGTTATGCAGTGCCGGGCGTGACCCTGATTTCGCCGCCGCCGCACCACGACATCTACTCCATTGAAGACTTGTCGCAGCTGATTTTCGACCTCAAGCAAGTCAACCCGCAGGCCTTGGTCTCGGTGAAACTGGTGGCGGAAGCCGGCGTGGGCACCATCGCCGCCGGCGTGGCCAAGGCTTATGCCGACCTGATCACCATCTCCGGCTATGACGGCGGCACCGGCGCTTCGCCGCTGACCTCCATCAAGTACGCCGGTGCACCATGGGAACTGGGCCTGGCGGAAACCCACCAGACCCTGCGCGGCAACGACCTGCGCGGCAAAGTGCGGGTACAGACCGACGGCGGCCTGAAAACCGGCCTCGACGTGATCAAGGCCGCGATCCTCGGCGCCGAAAGCTTCGGCTTCGGCACGGCGCCCATGATCGCCCTGGGTTGCAAATACCTGCGCATCTGCCACCTGAACAACTGCGCCACCGGCGTGGCAACCCAGAACGAGAAGCTGCGCAAGGATCACTACATCGGCACCGTCGACATGGTGGTGAATTTCTTCACCTACGTCGCCGAAGAAACCCGGGAGTGGCTGGCCAAGCTGGGCGTGCGCTCGCTCGAAGAGCTGATCGGCCGTACCGACCTGCTGGAGATCCTTCAGGGCCAGACCGCCAAGCAGCAACACCTGGACCTGACGCCGTTGTTGGGCAGCGATCACATCCCGGCCGACAAGCCGCAGTTCTGCGGCGTGGAACGTAACCCGCCGTTCGACAAGGGCCTGCTGGCCGAGAAGATGGTCGAGATGGCGGCTTCTTCGATCAGCGACGCCAGCGGTGGCGAGTTCGACCTGGATATCTGCAACTGCGACCGCTCCATCGGCGCACGCATCTCCGGCGAAATCGCGCGCAAACACGGCAACCAAGGCATGGCCAAGGCGCCGATCACCTTCCGCTTCAAGGGCACTGCGGGCCAGAGCTTCGGCGTGTGGAACGCCGGCGGTCTGCACATGTACCTGGAAGGCGACGCCAACGACTACGTAGGCAAGGGCATGACCGGCGGCAAACTGGTCATCGTTGCGCCTAAAGGCAGCGTCTACAAATCCCAGGACAGTGCCATCATCGGCAACACCTGCTTGTACGGCGCCACTGGTGGCAAGCTGTTTGCCGCAGGGACTGCCGGTGAGCGTTTCGCCGTGCGTAACTCCGGTGCCCACACCGTGGTCGA
- a CDS encoding pilus assembly protein PilP gives MSLPRLDFYALTHNAAKWPWPAKVLLGCALAGMVLVVGELMVLSASRQRLSQVETQGEVLQRRFAENAVFSAALDAQAEQLQRMQLKADELLQQLPRASEMPGLLEDIARLALANGLVVESVMPLDERPQAFYVEQPVQLGVTGGYHDLATFVSALGSLSRMTMVRDVSLQRDGGLLRLDMLATTYWLTRPDVSRGEVLPQRPSFVYDATALRDPFQPSALQVDHVPGRFAQAPDLARPRSVLEGLAVDQFKMVGTLSRGTQTFALLQAASRVYRLAVGDYLGPDHGRVTAIHAGHLELVELFPDEQGAWLERPRTLVLNINS, from the coding sequence ATGAGCCTGCCCAGGCTCGATTTCTACGCACTGACCCACAACGCTGCAAAATGGCCCTGGCCTGCCAAGGTCTTGCTTGGCTGCGCGCTGGCGGGGATGGTGCTGGTAGTGGGTGAGCTGATGGTCCTGAGTGCATCCCGGCAGCGCTTGTCTCAGGTCGAGACTCAGGGCGAGGTTCTGCAGCGCCGGTTCGCGGAAAACGCCGTCTTCAGCGCTGCCCTCGATGCGCAGGCTGAACAATTGCAGCGTATGCAGTTAAAGGCCGATGAGCTGTTGCAGCAATTGCCCCGTGCGTCTGAAATGCCCGGCCTGCTGGAGGATATCGCCAGGCTGGCACTGGCCAATGGTCTGGTGGTCGAGAGCGTCATGCCATTGGATGAGCGGCCCCAGGCGTTCTATGTCGAGCAACCCGTCCAACTCGGCGTCACTGGGGGTTATCACGACCTGGCAACGTTCGTGAGCGCCTTGGGCAGCCTTTCGCGAATGACCATGGTGCGCGATGTCTCCCTGCAAAGGGATGGCGGCCTGCTGCGCCTGGACATGCTGGCCACCACCTATTGGCTGACGCGGCCAGACGTCAGTCGCGGCGAGGTGCTCCCTCAGCGGCCCTCATTTGTCTACGACGCCACTGCGCTGCGCGATCCGTTCCAGCCATCGGCTCTGCAAGTCGATCATGTGCCGGGGCGGTTTGCGCAGGCTCCGGACCTTGCTCGACCACGGAGCGTGCTGGAAGGCCTTGCGGTGGACCAGTTCAAAATGGTCGGCACGTTGTCCCGCGGCACGCAGACGTTTGCGCTGCTGCAAGCGGCATCAAGGGTCTACCGCCTGGCGGTCGGTGATTACCTGGGGCCGGATCATGGCCGGGTCACGGCGATCCATGCCGGCCATCTCGAGCTGGTCGAGCTGTTCCCCGATGAGCAGGGCGCATGGCTGGAACGCCCGCGAACCCTCGTGCTAAACATCAACTCATAA
- the pilM gene encoding type IV pilus biogenesis protein PilM: MAKGFFRQKVDALLGVDINDTSIRLVELERSTTGYSVQGYTTQVLPAQAVVDGTVLDVEGVGRALHTALARLQTRARGAAVAVAGPSVITRVVELEAGLSDDEMAWMIQMEAEQYIPCPLDDMAIDFQVQGRSAHDPARVEVLLAACLKEQVEAREAVLALAGLVPKVIDVEAFALARANSQDFASFTPGHRVNDAQWAVDAQGMGVACGLALRSFA; this comes from the coding sequence ATGGCAAAGGGATTTTTCAGGCAAAAAGTCGACGCCTTGCTGGGTGTCGACATCAATGACACGTCCATCCGGTTGGTCGAACTGGAGCGTTCAACCACCGGTTACAGTGTCCAGGGCTATACCACTCAGGTGTTGCCTGCCCAGGCGGTAGTCGATGGCACCGTGCTTGACGTCGAGGGTGTGGGGCGCGCTTTGCACACGGCGTTGGCTCGGTTGCAAACCCGCGCCCGTGGCGCGGCGGTGGCGGTTGCGGGGCCATCGGTCATCACGCGGGTGGTCGAGTTGGAGGCTGGGCTCAGCGACGATGAAATGGCATGGATGATCCAGATGGAGGCCGAGCAGTACATACCGTGCCCCCTGGATGACATGGCCATTGACTTTCAGGTGCAGGGCCGCTCGGCTCATGACCCCGCGCGGGTCGAGGTGTTGCTGGCGGCGTGCCTGAAGGAGCAGGTGGAGGCCCGCGAGGCGGTTTTGGCCCTGGCGGGGCTGGTGCCCAAGGTTATCGATGTTGAAGCGTTTGCATTGGCGCGCGCGAACAGTCAGGATTTCGCCAGCTTCACGCCGGGCCATCGAGTCAATGATGCACAATGGGCCGTGGATGCCCAAGGGATGGGAGTTGCCTGCGGGCTGGCCCTGAGGAGTTTCGCTTGA
- the aroB gene encoding 3-dehydroquinate synthase, whose product MQTLKVDLGERSYPIHIGEGLLDQPELLAPHIAGRQVAIISNETVAPLYLERLSRSLAAYSVISVILPDGEAHKNWETLQLIFDGLLTARHDRRTTVIALGGGVIGDMAGFAAACYQRGVDFIQVPTTLLSQVDSSVGGKTGINHPLGKNMVGAFYQPQAVLIDTATLNTLPPRELSAGLAEVIKYGLICDEPFLVWLEEHVDALRALDQVALTEAISRSCAAKALVVNADERESGVRATLNLGHTFGHAIETHMGYGVWLHGEAVAAGTVMALEMSHRLGWITAQERDRGIRLFQRAGLPVIPPQEMTEADFLEHMAIDKKVIDGRLRLVLLRHMGEAVVTDDYPKEILQATLGADYRALAQLKG is encoded by the coding sequence ATGCAGACACTTAAGGTCGATCTAGGCGAGCGCAGCTACCCGATCCATATTGGCGAAGGTCTGTTGGACCAGCCCGAGTTGCTCGCACCGCATATTGCCGGGCGGCAAGTGGCGATCATCTCCAACGAAACGGTTGCGCCGCTGTATCTTGAGCGTCTGAGCCGCAGCCTGGCGGCATACTCCGTGATCTCTGTGATTTTGCCCGACGGCGAAGCACACAAGAACTGGGAAACCCTGCAACTGATTTTCGATGGCCTGCTCACTGCACGCCATGACCGGCGTACTACTGTCATTGCCCTGGGCGGCGGCGTGATCGGCGACATGGCAGGCTTCGCGGCCGCCTGCTACCAGCGTGGCGTGGACTTTATCCAAGTGCCGACCACGCTGTTGTCTCAGGTCGATTCGTCGGTGGGCGGCAAGACCGGTATCAACCACCCGTTGGGCAAGAATATGGTGGGTGCGTTCTACCAGCCCCAAGCCGTGCTCATCGACACCGCGACCCTTAACACTCTGCCGCCGCGCGAGCTGTCGGCCGGGTTGGCCGAGGTCATCAAGTACGGCTTGATCTGTGACGAACCATTCCTGGTCTGGCTGGAAGAGCACGTCGACGCCTTGCGCGCCCTTGACCAAGTGGCGCTGACCGAAGCGATCTCCCGCTCCTGCGCCGCCAAGGCGCTGGTGGTCAATGCCGACGAACGTGAGTCCGGCGTGCGGGCCACCCTCAACTTGGGCCACACGTTCGGCCATGCGATCGAAACGCACATGGGCTATGGTGTGTGGCTGCATGGAGAGGCCGTAGCGGCTGGCACAGTGATGGCGTTGGAGATGTCGCATCGCCTGGGCTGGATCACCGCCCAGGAGCGCGATCGCGGTATCCGCCTGTTCCAGCGTGCCGGCTTGCCGGTGATTCCGCCGCAGGAGATGACCGAGGCGGACTTCCTCGAACATATGGCGATAGACAAGAAAGTGATCGACGGTCGACTGCGACTGGTGCTGCTGCGCCACATGGGTGAAGCAGTCGTGACCGACGATTATCCGAAAGAGATTTTACAGGCCACGCTGGGAGCGGATTACCGCGCCCTGGCCCAGCTTAAAGGTTAA
- a CDS encoding PilN domain-containing protein — MKTLINLLPWRQALAERRRKYLLAFLLAFVCVALAAVWLADQVIDQAIDRQVTRNNHLDKDVALQASSIKTIDDLQERSQQLAQRMKVVQDLHDGRSASAQLLDQLARAVPEGVHLHEVVAKGDTVSISGSAESSQDIAQLMRRLEASEGGHAARLQHVRTEGAHGNNEFQMMVRQGASSEAQP, encoded by the coding sequence TTGAAGACATTGATCAACCTTTTGCCTTGGCGTCAGGCACTGGCAGAGCGGCGACGCAAATATCTCCTGGCGTTTCTGCTGGCGTTTGTCTGTGTGGCGTTGGCGGCCGTGTGGCTGGCGGACCAGGTGATCGATCAGGCGATCGATCGGCAGGTGACGCGCAACAACCACTTGGACAAGGACGTTGCTCTTCAGGCCTCCAGCATCAAGACCATCGACGACCTGCAGGAGCGAAGCCAGCAATTGGCCCAGCGCATGAAGGTCGTGCAGGACCTGCATGATGGCCGTTCGGCCAGTGCCCAACTGTTGGACCAATTGGCGCGTGCAGTGCCCGAGGGTGTCCACCTGCATGAAGTGGTGGCGAAGGGCGATACGGTGAGTATCAGCGGCAGCGCCGAATCCAGTCAGGACATCGCTCAGTTGATGCGCCGTCTGGAGGCCTCCGAAGGTGGCCACGCTGCCCGCCTGCAACATGTGCGAACCGAAGGTGCGCATGGCAACAACGAATTTCAAATGATGGTGCGTCAGGGAGCGTCTTCCGAGGCCCAGCCATGA
- a CDS encoding SPOR domain-containing protein, with product MTSLHADEAFLGHYHLSHDPFAPRVPGFKFFPAQRKPVLGQLHHLARYSQLLLVVTGPLGSGKTLLRQALVASTNKQSVQSVVVSARGAGDAAGVLRQVAQALDVSTAEPNAILKQVVQLGLTGQEVYLLVDDAEQLDESALEALLALAAGTPEGRPHVFLFGESSLIADLEQISGDQELFHVIELQPYEEDETREYLAQRLEGAGAGIELFSASQISDIHDSAGGWPGTINQVARDAMIEAMIASRSAVKRPKMGFTMPKKHVLAISAVVVVAVAAAWLIPGRSKAPTTAGAPTEQAQLPLGKPTPNVEFANSGQPTNLPMVGQPVMRGPLAEEAGGISEGDDGVPVEGSSTTPPTVTTTAPPAGVPAGQPAAKPVPTPTVATANPAPVTKPVAPAPAAKPAPAAKPAEKPATVAKAGAAGSSWYSSQPTGNFVVQVLGTSSEANAQAFVKEQGGEYRYFKKVLNGKPLYVITYGSFPTRAAADSAIKALPAKVQAGKPWPRTVASVQQELATTR from the coding sequence ATGACTAGTTTGCATGCCGACGAGGCGTTCCTCGGCCATTACCACCTGAGCCACGACCCTTTTGCGCCGCGGGTGCCAGGTTTCAAATTCTTCCCGGCCCAGCGCAAACCGGTGCTGGGCCAGTTGCACCACCTCGCGCGCTACAGCCAGTTGCTGTTGGTCGTGACCGGCCCGCTGGGCAGCGGCAAGACCCTGTTGCGCCAGGCCCTGGTGGCCAGCACCAACAAGCAGTCGGTACAGAGCGTGGTGGTGTCGGCCCGTGGTGCCGGTGATGCGGCAGGCGTGTTGCGCCAGGTTGCACAGGCGCTGGACGTGTCCACTGCCGAGCCGAACGCGATCCTCAAGCAAGTGGTGCAACTGGGGCTGACCGGCCAGGAAGTCTATCTGCTGGTGGATGATGCCGAGCAGCTTGACGAGTCCGCCCTCGAAGCGCTGTTGGCGCTGGCGGCGGGTACGCCTGAAGGTCGCCCCCATGTGTTCCTGTTCGGTGAGTCGTCGTTGATCGCCGATCTGGAACAGATCAGTGGTGATCAGGAGCTGTTCCACGTCATCGAACTGCAGCCATACGAGGAGGACGAAACCCGCGAATACCTGGCTCAACGCCTCGAAGGCGCAGGGGCCGGTATCGAACTTTTCTCCGCTTCTCAGATCTCTGATATTCACGACAGCGCAGGCGGCTGGCCAGGCACCATCAACCAGGTTGCCCGCGATGCAATGATCGAAGCCATGATTGCCAGCCGCTCTGCGGTCAAGCGTCCAAAGATGGGGTTCACTATGCCTAAGAAGCACGTATTGGCGATTTCCGCCGTTGTCGTGGTCGCCGTTGCCGCCGCCTGGCTGATCCCCGGTCGCAGCAAGGCCCCGACCACCGCCGGCGCGCCAACCGAACAGGCGCAGTTGCCGCTGGGCAAGCCCACGCCAAACGTTGAATTTGCCAACTCCGGCCAACCGACCAACCTGCCGATGGTCGGTCAGCCAGTGATGCGCGGTCCGCTTGCCGAAGAGGCCGGAGGTATTTCCGAAGGCGACGATGGCGTTCCGGTGGAAGGCTCCAGTACCACGCCGCCGACCGTGACCACCACGGCACCACCGGCGGGCGTCCCAGCGGGTCAGCCGGCTGCCAAGCCGGTGCCGACGCCTACGGTCGCCACCGCCAACCCCGCACCGGTCACCAAACCTGTCGCGCCTGCGCCGGCTGCCAAACCGGCGCCAGCGGCCAAGCCAGCTGAAAAACCTGCCACCGTTGCCAAAGCGGGCGCCGCGGGCAGCAGTTGGTACAGCAGCCAGCCTACCGGCAACTTCGTGGTGCAGGTCCTGGGCACCAGCTCCGAAGCCAACGCCCAGGCGTTCGTGAAAGAGCAGGGCGGCGAGTACCGTTATTTCAAGAAAGTGCTCAACGGCAAGCCTCTCTACGTGATCACTTACGGCAGCTTCCCAACCCGCGCCGCAGCTGATTCGGCGATCAAAGCCTTGCCAGCGAAGGTTCAGGCTGGTAAACCTTGGCCTCGCACGGTTGCCAGCGTTCAACAAGAACTGGCCACAACTCGCTGA